TGCTGAACCAGGGCCACGAATCCGATGTAGACCACGGCGATCAGGGACAAGGCAATGATGAGCCAATCGAGCGAGGCACTGGCGTCCGGGGTGATCGGCATCGAGAAGCGCAGGAACCCGTAGCCGCCGATCTTCAACATGATGGCCGCCAGGATCACCGACCCGCCGGTGGGCGCCTCGACATGCGCGTCCGGCAACCAGGTGTGGACCGGGAACATCGGCACCTTCACCGCAAAGGCAAGCAGGAAGGCGATGAAGATCAGGATCTGGGCGGTCATGCCGAGCTCCAGATCGTGGAAATCCAAGATACTGAAGCTGTCGGCCTGGAAGAACATGTAGATCAAGGCGACCAACATGAAGACCGAGCCGAAGAAGGTATAGAGGAAGAACTTGATGGTCGCATAGACGCGATTCGGTCCGCCCCAGACCCCGATGATGATGAACATCGGGATCAGCATCGCCTCCCAGAAGACATAGAAGAGGATGGCATCGAGCGCCGAGAAGACGCCGACCATCACCCCTTCCATGATCAGGAAGGCCGCCATGTAATGCGACGGCTTATAGGTGATGACGTCCCAACCCGCGATGATCACGAAGATGGTGATGAAGGTCGTCAGGATGATCAGCGGCATGGAGATGCCGTCGACGCCCAGGTAGTAATCGACATTGAAGGTCGGGATCCAGGCCGCTCGCTCCACGAACTGCATCTGACCGCTGCCGGCATCGAAACCCGACCAGAGACCGAGGCTGATCGCGAAGGTCAGGATCGCAAAGGCGAGCGCAATCCACTTGGAGATCTCGGAGGCTCGATCACCGCTCGCCAGCACGGCGATACCGCCGATGATAGGCAGCCAGATGACCAGCGTCAGGAGAGGTAACTCGTACATGCAGGGCGTCTCCTTCCGCTTTAGAACACGACGAAGAACGTCAAGAGCCCGACGAGCCCGACGATCATCGCAATCGCGTAGTGATAGAGGTAACCGGTTTGCAGATGCCGCGCCCGCTGCGCCAGCGCAGCAACGCGATGGGCCGATCCGTTGACCACACCGTCGTCGATGATGGCCCGGTCACCGCCGAGCCAGAGCACCTTGCCCAGCCAACGACCGCCGCCCGCGAAGACCTTCTGGTTGAAATCGTCGAACCCGTATTTCGCCTGCAGAACCTTGGTCACGGGACCACCCATCGCCTGCAGTTGATCGTCGATCTTCGGATTCTTCGCGAAGGTGAGCCACCAGACGAAGCCGGCCAAGGCGAGCCCTCCCATCGCCAGGAAGAAGGGCGGCATAGTCATGCCATGCAGCACGAAGGCCCACTGGCCGTGCCAATGCTCGCGCAGCGGCTGCAAGGTGTCGTGCTCGGGCGCCACGACGATCGGGTTCCAATCACCGGTCGCGAACCAGTTGGTGACCAGCAGCGGCTCCACGACCAGCCAACCGAGCACCACCGATGGGATCGCCAGCAGCACCAACGGCAAAGTGACCACCCACGGGGTCTCGTGCAGATGGTGTCGGGTATGCTCGTCCATCCGCGGCTTGCCGTGGAAGACCAGGAAGTACATGCGGAAACTGTAGAGGGCGGTGACGAAGACACCGAGTGTCAGCAGGAGCGAGGCATAACCGGACCCGTAGAGCGTCGAGTGCCCCACCGCTTCGATGATGGCGTCCTTCGAGAAGAAGCCGGAGAAGGCCGGGAAACCGATGAGGGCCAGCGAGCCGATCAAGGCGGTGATCCAGGTAATCGGCATGTAACGGCGCAGGCCGCCCATCTCGCGGATGTCCTGCTTGTGATGCAGGGCGATGATCACCGAGCCGGCGGCCAGGAACAACAGCGCCTTGAAGAAGGCATGGGTCATCAAGTGGAACATCCCGGCGGCATAGGCCGAGGCACCGAGCGCCGTCACCATATAACCGAGCTGCGAGAGGGTGGAATAGGCGACCACACGCTTGATGTCGTTCTGCACCAAACCGATCAGCCCCATGAAGAGCGCCGTGGTCGCGCCGATGATGAGGATGAAGCTGAGCGCCGTCTCCGACATCTCGAACAGCGGCGACATACGCGCAACCATGAAGACACCGGCGGTGACCATGGTCGCCGCGTGAATCAAGGCCGAGATCGGCGTGGGGCCTTCCATCGAATCCGGCAGCCAGACATGCAAGGGGACCTGCGCCGACTTACCCATGGCACCGATGAAGAGCAGGATACAGATCAGGGTCATGAGCGAGACGCCACCGAACACGGCGACCTGCGTGCCGGCATGGGCAGGTGCCGCGGCAAAGACCTCCACGTAATCCATACTGTTGAAATACATCCCGATCGCGGCGATGCCCAGGATGAAGCCGAAGTCACCGACCCGGTTGACGAGAAACGCCTTCATATTGGCGAAGATCGCGGTTTCGCGCGTCGACCAGAAGCCGATCAGCAGATAGGAGACCAGACCGACCGCTTCCCACCCGAAAAAGAGCTGCATGAAGTTGTTGGACATGACCAACATCAACATGGAGAAGGTGAAGAGCGAGATGTAGCTGAAGAAACGCTGGTAGCTGTTCTTGCCGGTCAGCGCGCCTTTCGGCCAGTTGTGCTCGTCGTCGGCCATGTAGCCGATCGTATAGATGTGGACCATCAAGGAGACAAAGGTCACGGTCGCCATCATGAGCGCCGTGAGCCGATCCACCAGGAAACCGATCTCGAAGCGGATCCCGTCCGAGACCATCCAGGTATAGACCGCCTCGTTGTAGACCGGAAGATCACCCCAGATGAAGCGCGCCAGCACCATGAGCGACAGCGCCGTGGAGAGCCCGACGCCGGCGATGGTCACCGCATGCGCCCCCTGTCGGCCGATTCGGCCGCCGAAAAAGCCGGCGATGATGGCGCCGAGGAGCGGCGCTAGCACGATGGTCAGGTAGACGTTTTCCACTGTTTAGTTCGCTCTTTCGCTAGATGTGATCCGAATCAACCCGCCAGTCACGCAGATACGTTGACGCCGTCCGCGCTATCCCTTGAGGCTGTCCAGATCCTCCACGTTGATCGTCTGCTGATTACGGAAAAGCACCACCAGGATGGCAAGCCCGATCGCCGCCTCCGCCGCCGCCACGGTCAGGATGAAAAAG
The sequence above is drawn from the Thiocapsa rosea genome and encodes:
- a CDS encoding NADH-quinone oxidoreductase subunit M, translating into MYELPLLTLVIWLPIIGGIAVLASGDRASEISKWIALAFAILTFAISLGLWSGFDAGSGQMQFVERAAWIPTFNVDYYLGVDGISMPLIILTTFITIFVIIAGWDVITYKPSHYMAAFLIMEGVMVGVFSALDAILFYVFWEAMLIPMFIIIGVWGGPNRVYATIKFFLYTFFGSVFMLVALIYMFFQADSFSILDFHDLELGMTAQILIFIAFLLAFAVKVPMFPVHTWLPDAHVEAPTGGSVILAAIMLKIGGYGFLRFSMPITPDASASLDWLIIALSLIAVVYIGFVALVQQDMKKLIAYSSIAHMGFVTLGFFIVFTIIRDPDVAGGAVMGIEGGMVQMISHGFISGALFLCVGVLYDRMHSREIADYGGVINTMPWFGAFVVFFAMANAGLPGTSGFVGEFMVILATFRADFWWAFLAATTLILAAAFTLWMVKRVIFGEVKNEKVAALQDLNRREALNLGVLAAAVLALGIWPAPLMEVMHASVENLVAHVSECKLPASEAADCVLAVPAPVIGLTGQP
- the nuoL gene encoding NADH-quinone oxidoreductase subunit L, with translation MENVYLTIVLAPLLGAIIAGFFGGRIGRQGAHAVTIAGVGLSTALSLMVLARFIWGDLPVYNEAVYTWMVSDGIRFEIGFLVDRLTALMMATVTFVSLMVHIYTIGYMADDEHNWPKGALTGKNSYQRFFSYISLFTFSMLMLVMSNNFMQLFFGWEAVGLVSYLLIGFWSTRETAIFANMKAFLVNRVGDFGFILGIAAIGMYFNSMDYVEVFAAAPAHAGTQVAVFGGVSLMTLICILLFIGAMGKSAQVPLHVWLPDSMEGPTPISALIHAATMVTAGVFMVARMSPLFEMSETALSFILIIGATTALFMGLIGLVQNDIKRVVAYSTLSQLGYMVTALGASAYAAGMFHLMTHAFFKALLFLAAGSVIIALHHKQDIREMGGLRRYMPITWITALIGSLALIGFPAFSGFFSKDAIIEAVGHSTLYGSGYASLLLTLGVFVTALYSFRMYFLVFHGKPRMDEHTRHHLHETPWVVTLPLVLLAIPSVVLGWLVVEPLLVTNWFATGDWNPIVVAPEHDTLQPLREHWHGQWAFVLHGMTMPPFFLAMGGLALAGFVWWLTFAKNPKIDDQLQAMGGPVTKVLQAKYGFDDFNQKVFAGGGRWLGKVLWLGGDRAIIDDGVVNGSAHRVAALAQRARHLQTGYLYHYAIAMIVGLVGLLTFFVVF